One window from the genome of Mumia sp. ZJ1417 encodes:
- the rplI gene encoding 50S ribosomal protein L9, with product MKLILTHEVTGLGAPGDIVEVKDGYGRNYLLPRKYAIRWTRGAGKQVESIKKAREARSIHDLDDAKALKQKLENSTVKVKARAGDEGRLFGAVTVSDIASALEGTGADVDKRRIEIGNPIKTLGSYDVQVRVHSEVTAKVKINVVAA from the coding sequence ATGAAGCTCATCCTCACCCACGAGGTCACCGGTCTCGGTGCCCCCGGCGACATCGTCGAGGTCAAGGACGGCTACGGCCGTAACTACCTCCTGCCCCGCAAGTACGCGATCCGTTGGACGCGTGGTGCCGGCAAGCAGGTGGAGTCGATCAAGAAGGCCCGTGAGGCCCGCTCGATCCACGACCTGGACGACGCAAAGGCGCTCAAGCAGAAGCTCGAGAACAGCACCGTCAAGGTGAAGGCTCGTGCCGGCGACGAGGGTCGCCTGTTCGGCGCGGTCACCGTGTCTGACATCGCCTCGGCGCTCGAGGGCACCGGTGCCGACGTCGACAAGCGTCGCATCGAGATCGGCAACCCGATCAAGACCCTCGGCTCGTACGACGTGCAGGTGCGCGTCCACTCCGAGGTGACCGCCAAGGTCAAGATCAACGTGGTCGCTGCCTGA
- a CDS encoding GAF domain-containing protein — MTSRADVVEDAADRLRLLLDANRTLVEELDLPEVLRRIVTAAIDLVGARYGAIGVFDDDGRLEVFIHAGIDDETAAQIGHLPRGRGLLGDLLDGGPAVRLDDVTTHPHYTGFPAEHPPMRSFLGLGLEVRGRVYGNLYLTDSAHGTFSEEDAELARALGETAGVAIANARLYDESRRREAWSSASAEVTRELLSPDGIDALELVAVRVQELTRASLVAVLLPAGDGTYAVSRAAGTHSQELVGVRTTIAAAAPVEPTIGTVAAVCAPLGLDLPDVPASQAMLVPLVDADDPRGILVVLRDGPPRFDDTDLSMAEAFAGQAALALGKRDLRQAREAMLVLEDRDRIARDLHDHVIQRLFASGLTLQSVHATIPVGAPRDRLAAQVAEMDETIRQIRRTIFELHDTDPGQGGVRRRLRRVVSATGDGGTAVTLQIDGPVDLALDDGLADDVVAVAREGVSNARRHAQAERIELRCVVRGGEVVVTVNDDGRGIPEHARRSGLDNLARRAEARCGTCRVTSGRGGTTLRWAAPIPDEGYDA; from the coding sequence GTGACGAGTCGAGCCGACGTTGTGGAGGATGCCGCCGATCGTCTCCGGCTGCTCCTCGATGCCAACCGGACGCTGGTCGAGGAGCTCGATCTCCCTGAGGTCCTGCGCCGGATCGTCACCGCCGCGATCGACCTCGTCGGTGCCCGGTACGGCGCGATCGGCGTGTTCGACGACGACGGGCGGCTCGAGGTGTTCATCCACGCGGGCATCGACGACGAGACGGCGGCACAGATCGGGCACCTGCCGCGTGGACGCGGACTGCTCGGTGACCTCCTCGACGGAGGTCCCGCCGTCCGGCTCGACGACGTCACGACGCACCCCCACTACACCGGCTTTCCCGCGGAGCACCCGCCGATGCGGTCCTTCCTCGGCCTCGGCCTCGAGGTGCGCGGTCGGGTCTACGGCAACCTCTACCTCACCGACAGCGCTCACGGCACGTTCAGCGAGGAGGACGCCGAGCTCGCCCGCGCGCTCGGCGAGACCGCGGGAGTGGCGATCGCCAATGCCCGCCTGTACGACGAGAGTCGTCGCCGGGAGGCGTGGTCCTCGGCGTCGGCGGAGGTGACACGCGAGCTGCTCTCACCCGACGGCATCGATGCCCTGGAGCTCGTCGCGGTGAGGGTCCAGGAGCTCACTCGTGCCTCGCTGGTCGCGGTGCTCCTGCCCGCAGGCGACGGGACGTACGCCGTCTCTCGCGCTGCGGGAACGCACAGTCAGGAGCTGGTGGGAGTACGGACGACGATCGCCGCGGCGGCCCCGGTCGAGCCGACGATCGGCACCGTCGCGGCCGTGTGCGCCCCGCTCGGTCTGGACCTTCCGGACGTGCCGGCGTCGCAGGCGATGCTCGTGCCCCTGGTCGATGCCGACGACCCGCGCGGGATTCTCGTCGTGCTCCGCGACGGCCCGCCGCGGTTCGACGACACCGACCTCTCGATGGCCGAGGCGTTCGCCGGCCAGGCAGCGCTGGCGCTCGGCAAGCGCGATCTTCGCCAAGCGCGTGAGGCGATGCTCGTCCTCGAGGACCGCGACCGCATCGCTCGTGACCTGCACGACCACGTGATCCAGCGGCTGTTCGCCAGTGGTTTGACGCTGCAGAGCGTCCACGCCACCATCCCGGTGGGCGCGCCGCGAGACCGGCTCGCTGCCCAGGTTGCCGAGATGGACGAGACGATCCGCCAGATTCGCCGCACGATCTTCGAGCTGCACGACACCGACCCCGGGCAGGGAGGCGTACGCCGTCGGCTCCGGCGGGTCGTCTCCGCGACGGGCGACGGCGGCACCGCGGTGACGCTCCAGATCGACGGGCCGGTGGACCTCGCGCTCGACGACGGGCTCGCGGACGACGTCGTGGCCGTCGCACGGGAGGGCGTCTCGAACGCACGCCGTCATGCCCAGGCCGAGCGCATCGAGCTGCGGTGCGTCGTCCGTGGGGGTGAGGTGGTCGTGACGGTGAACGACGACGGCCGGGGTATCCCTGAGCACGCCCGGCGCAGCGGCCTCGACAACCTCGCCCGCCGCGCCGAGGCGCGGTGCGGCACGTGCCGCGTGACGAGCGGGCGCGGCGGGACAACGCTGCGGTGGGCTGCACCGATCCCTGACGAAGGATATGACGCATGA
- a CDS encoding MATE family efflux transporter: MRPHLDTRDREIFRIAVPAFAALVSEPLMLAADTAIIGHLGTDPLAGLAIASTVLQTFVGLCVFLAYGTTASVSRHLGAEDKRGAMTAGMNGLWLAVLIGAFAALLAGAGASLIVRAFGPADAVGDQAVTYLVWAAPGIPAMLVVLAATGVLRGMQDLKTPLYTVIVANVVNVILNIVLVYGFDMGIRGSAIGTTVAQLGSGLFLAFVVVRAVRRERAPVRPDRAGIRESARAGSALVVRTLTLRAALLIATVVATTQGSAALAAHQVVVTIVSILAFALDAIAIAGQTLTGRSLGAGDVAGTRSTTRRMIGWGVASGVVAAVLLLASVPWLPSLFTSDEAVRQLLVGALVVVALTQPISGVVFVLDGVLIGAGDGAYLAWAGVITLIAYAPLAVAVWLTDAGLTWLWIAYAAFMLARMVTLVLRERTDRWMVVGAP, translated from the coding sequence GTGAGACCGCACCTGGACACGCGCGACCGCGAGATCTTCCGGATCGCCGTCCCGGCTTTTGCCGCGCTGGTCTCCGAGCCTCTGATGCTCGCCGCCGACACCGCGATCATCGGCCACCTCGGCACCGACCCGCTGGCCGGCCTCGCGATCGCCTCGACGGTCCTGCAGACCTTCGTCGGGCTGTGCGTGTTCCTCGCGTACGGCACGACGGCGTCGGTCAGTCGCCACCTGGGCGCCGAGGACAAGCGGGGCGCGATGACGGCCGGCATGAACGGACTGTGGCTCGCCGTCCTCATCGGCGCCTTTGCCGCGCTCCTCGCCGGCGCGGGAGCGTCGCTGATCGTCCGGGCGTTCGGTCCCGCCGACGCGGTCGGCGACCAGGCCGTCACCTATCTCGTCTGGGCCGCCCCCGGCATCCCGGCGATGCTCGTCGTGCTCGCGGCGACCGGGGTGCTCCGTGGGATGCAGGACCTCAAGACCCCGCTCTACACGGTCATCGTCGCCAATGTCGTCAACGTGATCCTCAACATCGTCCTCGTGTACGGGTTCGACATGGGCATCCGCGGCTCCGCCATCGGGACGACCGTGGCGCAGCTCGGCTCGGGGCTGTTCCTCGCGTTCGTGGTGGTGCGGGCAGTTCGCCGCGAGCGCGCCCCCGTTCGCCCGGACCGCGCGGGCATCCGCGAGTCGGCACGCGCCGGCTCCGCCCTCGTCGTCCGTACGCTCACGCTGCGCGCCGCACTCCTCATCGCCACCGTCGTCGCGACCACTCAGGGGTCCGCTGCGCTCGCGGCGCACCAGGTCGTCGTGACGATCGTGTCGATCCTCGCGTTCGCGCTGGACGCGATCGCGATCGCCGGGCAGACGCTGACCGGGCGCTCGCTCGGCGCCGGCGACGTCGCGGGCACCCGCTCGACGACGCGGCGCATGATCGGTTGGGGCGTCGCGTCGGGCGTGGTCGCTGCCGTCCTCCTGCTCGCGTCCGTACCGTGGCTCCCGAGCTTGTTCACGTCCGACGAGGCCGTGCGTCAGCTGCTCGTCGGGGCGCTCGTCGTCGTGGCGCTCACCCAACCGATCTCAGGTGTCGTCTTCGTGCTCGACGGCGTCCTCATCGGAGCGGGCGACGGCGCGTATCTGGCGTGGGCCGGGGTCATCACCCTCATCGCGTACGCGCCGCTCGCCGTCGCGGTGTGGCTCACCGACGCGGGGCTGACGTGGCTCTGGATCGCGTACGCGGCATTCATGCTCGCGCGGATGGTCACGCTCGTGCTCCGCGAGCGTACGGACCGTTGGATGGTCGTCGGCGCACCCTGA
- a CDS encoding DoxX family membrane protein: protein MSATPRAGLAGRTKVFAARDEEHAVTSSAVAKGLAAMRIGFGLTFLWAFVDKLFGLGYATPSEGAWVNGGSPTEGYLANASTGPFEGFYNALAGQWWVDVLFMLGLLAVGLTLILGIGIRLGAAAGVLLYVMMWTVALPPANNPVLDEHVLGALGVLVVGLALAGDTWGLGRWWGSVELVQKYPVLR from the coding sequence ATGAGCGCCACCCCCCGAGCCGGCCTCGCCGGCCGCACCAAGGTCTTCGCCGCACGCGACGAGGAGCACGCCGTCACATCGAGCGCGGTCGCCAAGGGATTGGCGGCGATGCGCATCGGCTTCGGGCTCACGTTCCTCTGGGCCTTCGTCGACAAGCTGTTCGGACTCGGGTACGCGACACCGAGCGAGGGAGCATGGGTCAACGGCGGGAGCCCGACCGAGGGCTACCTGGCGAACGCATCCACCGGCCCGTTCGAGGGCTTCTACAACGCACTCGCAGGCCAGTGGTGGGTGGATGTCCTGTTCATGCTGGGTCTGCTGGCGGTCGGGCTGACCCTGATCCTCGGCATCGGCATCCGCCTCGGCGCCGCCGCTGGCGTCCTGCTCTACGTGATGATGTGGACGGTCGCCCTTCCGCCGGCCAACAACCCCGTCCTCGACGAGCACGTGCTCGGCGCTCTCGGTGTCCTCGTCGTCGGTCTCGCCCTCGCCGGCGACACCTGGGGACTCGGACGCTGGTGGGGCTCGGTGGAGCTGGTCCAGAAGTACCCCGTCCTCCGGTGA
- a CDS encoding ABC transporter permease, with the protein MRDSFAGTATLVRFALRRSRFALLWWIVGITALYPIQALALEASYPTQADLDQLAASLSGNAAIIAMAGPEYALDTIGGQTAWQTSAFGAILAGLMSTFLIVRQTRAGEENGADELIRAGVVGRSATNAAAVIVTTAANLVLVVAIALLLISCGLPAEGSWALGCACGFTGMVFMGLALIFAQVSSTTRGAWGMSGAAIGVAYALRAAGDVGENALTWLSPIGWGQQVRAYADERWWPALLLLGTTVLSVAVARMLHLRRDFGAGLVAPRRGPATRDWRGGAYELAWRLQRPTVIGWLVGLAFGGAAYGTIGNDVGDLVGDSDLSGSLTGGQTSGEAMTDGFYGSAMLMLAIITAAFAVAVILRARGEETSGRAEPLLATALHRRTYLASHVALAVLASTVGVALAGAATGWMYGVVSGSYDRIGQLTGAGLTYAPAIWVMIGVTVVLVGFLPRLASWGWLAIGFAAVVMFFGPLLKFPDWLMNVSPFTHLALVPLDDVAWAPILWLTGIAVTLVAAGFLGFRRRDVVN; encoded by the coding sequence GTGAGGGACTCCTTCGCCGGGACCGCCACGCTGGTCCGGTTCGCACTGCGCCGTTCACGGTTCGCGCTGCTGTGGTGGATCGTCGGCATCACCGCGCTCTATCCCATCCAAGCCCTCGCGCTCGAGGCCAGCTACCCGACGCAGGCCGATCTCGACCAGCTCGCCGCGAGCCTCTCCGGGAACGCCGCGATCATCGCCATGGCCGGGCCCGAGTACGCCCTCGACACGATCGGCGGACAGACCGCGTGGCAGACGTCGGCCTTCGGCGCGATCCTCGCCGGGCTGATGAGCACCTTCCTGATCGTGCGCCAGACGCGGGCCGGCGAGGAGAACGGAGCGGACGAGCTCATCCGTGCCGGCGTCGTGGGCCGCTCCGCCACCAACGCCGCGGCGGTCATCGTCACCACCGCCGCCAACCTCGTGCTCGTCGTCGCGATCGCACTGCTCCTGATCTCCTGCGGGCTCCCCGCCGAAGGATCCTGGGCTCTGGGATGCGCCTGCGGGTTCACCGGGATGGTGTTCATGGGGCTCGCGCTGATCTTCGCCCAGGTCAGCAGCACGACCCGTGGTGCGTGGGGAATGAGCGGCGCGGCGATCGGAGTGGCGTACGCGCTGAGAGCCGCCGGCGACGTCGGCGAGAACGCCCTGACGTGGCTCTCCCCGATCGGCTGGGGCCAGCAGGTGCGGGCGTACGCCGACGAACGGTGGTGGCCCGCGCTGCTGCTGCTCGGCACGACTGTCCTGTCTGTCGCCGTCGCCCGCATGCTCCACCTCCGTCGCGACTTCGGAGCGGGACTCGTCGCTCCTCGCCGTGGCCCGGCGACGCGCGACTGGCGAGGCGGGGCGTACGAGCTCGCGTGGCGGCTCCAACGTCCGACCGTGATCGGTTGGCTGGTCGGGCTCGCGTTCGGCGGCGCCGCGTACGGCACCATCGGCAACGATGTCGGCGACCTCGTCGGCGACAGCGACCTGTCCGGGTCGCTGACCGGCGGCCAGACGAGCGGCGAGGCCATGACCGACGGCTTCTACGGCAGCGCGATGCTCATGCTCGCCATCATCACCGCCGCGTTCGCTGTCGCGGTCATCCTGCGCGCCCGTGGAGAGGAGACGTCCGGCCGGGCCGAGCCACTGCTCGCGACGGCCCTGCACCGCAGGACGTACCTCGCGAGCCATGTCGCGCTCGCCGTGCTCGCCTCCACCGTGGGCGTCGCACTCGCCGGCGCGGCGACCGGGTGGATGTACGGCGTGGTGTCGGGGTCGTACGACAGGATCGGCCAGCTCACCGGGGCCGGGCTCACGTACGCGCCCGCGATCTGGGTAATGATCGGCGTCACCGTGGTCCTTGTCGGCTTCCTCCCGCGCCTCGCATCGTGGGGCTGGCTGGCCATCGGGTTCGCGGCCGTCGTGATGTTCTTCGGGCCACTGCTGAAGTTCCCCGACTGGCTCATGAACGTCTCGCCGTTCACCCACCTCGCGCTCGTACCGCTCGATGACGTCGCGTGGGCGCCGATCCTGTGGCTCACCGGGATCGCGGTGACGCTCGTGGCAGCAGGGTTCCTCGGGTTCCGTCGAAGGGACGTGGTCAACTAG
- a CDS encoding response regulator transcription factor, which translates to MIRVFVVDDHEIVRRGVTDLLETADDIRVVGEAVDVAQALARIPSVVPDVAVLDVRLPDGSGIDVCRELQVSYPGIRTLILTSYDDDEAVYAAILAGASGYLLKEVLGSRLIESVREVSAGRSLLDPHVVAQLMRRLRDRESSHGDPRLDALTEREREVLMLITEGLSNREIGERMFVAEKTVKNYVTNLLAKLGMQRRTQAAVFGAEVRRAEEDEQRHV; encoded by the coding sequence ATGATCCGCGTGTTCGTGGTGGACGACCACGAGATCGTCCGACGCGGGGTCACCGACCTGCTCGAGACCGCCGACGACATCCGCGTCGTTGGTGAGGCGGTCGACGTCGCCCAGGCGCTCGCGCGGATCCCGTCGGTTGTCCCGGACGTCGCCGTCCTCGACGTCCGGCTGCCCGACGGGAGCGGGATCGACGTGTGCCGCGAGCTGCAGGTCTCCTACCCGGGCATCCGGACGCTGATCCTCACCTCGTACGACGACGACGAGGCCGTCTATGCGGCGATCCTCGCCGGCGCCTCGGGATACCTGCTCAAGGAGGTGCTCGGGTCGCGGCTCATCGAGTCGGTCCGTGAGGTCTCCGCAGGTCGCTCGCTGCTCGATCCGCACGTGGTCGCCCAGCTCATGCGTCGCTTGCGAGACCGGGAGTCCTCGCACGGCGACCCGCGGCTCGACGCGCTGACCGAGCGTGAGCGCGAGGTGCTGATGCTGATCACCGAGGGCTTGAGCAACCGCGAGATCGGCGAGCGGATGTTCGTCGCCGAGAAGACGGTGAAGAACTACGTGACCAACCTGCTCGCGAAGCTCGGGATGCAGCGGCGGACCCAGGCTGCCGTGTTCGGAGCCGAGGTCCGCCGTGCCGAGGAGGACGAGCAGCGGCACGTGTGA
- a CDS encoding glutamate--cysteine ligase, translating into MRTIGVEEEMLLVDPGTGQTIAVSQRALRSHDGEAPIEHELFLEQVETMTSPHRLLDDLAADLTQARRETVAAARAAGASLVASGTSPLPSAPAQVTPKPRYERMVAEFGAIGRSAVVCGMHVHVGVDDDEEAVGVIDRIRPWLPTLIALAANSPYEAGRDTGHATWRSRLWTEWPSAGPVEPFGDAATYQRAVADLVSSGAALDEGMIYFDIRRARTFPTVEVRVADVCTDLRDGFLVAALTRGLVETEARAWTEGLPAAQWRVELLRGARWHAARHGTADTLFDPGARELRPAEDVLAGLVAHVKDALVDARDLEVVQDGVARILREGTGADRQRRVGVDGDLAAVVADLALRTDPDT; encoded by the coding sequence ATGAGGACCATCGGCGTCGAGGAGGAGATGCTCCTCGTCGATCCCGGGACCGGGCAGACGATCGCCGTCTCGCAGCGCGCCCTACGCAGTCACGACGGCGAGGCGCCGATCGAGCACGAGCTGTTCCTCGAGCAGGTGGAGACGATGACCAGCCCCCACCGGCTGCTCGACGACCTGGCTGCCGACCTCACGCAGGCCCGGCGCGAGACCGTCGCCGCCGCACGGGCTGCAGGAGCCTCCTTGGTCGCCTCGGGGACGTCGCCGTTGCCGAGCGCACCGGCACAGGTCACCCCGAAGCCGCGGTACGAGCGCATGGTGGCGGAGTTCGGCGCCATCGGGCGCAGCGCCGTCGTCTGCGGCATGCACGTGCATGTGGGCGTGGACGACGACGAGGAGGCCGTCGGGGTCATCGATCGGATCCGCCCGTGGCTGCCGACGCTGATCGCGCTCGCCGCGAACTCTCCGTACGAAGCGGGCAGGGACACGGGGCATGCGACCTGGCGGTCGCGCCTCTGGACCGAGTGGCCGAGCGCCGGTCCGGTCGAGCCGTTCGGTGACGCCGCCACCTATCAGCGTGCCGTCGCCGACCTGGTTTCCTCCGGCGCCGCCCTCGACGAGGGGATGATCTATTTCGACATCCGGCGGGCGCGCACGTTCCCGACGGTCGAGGTCCGAGTAGCCGACGTCTGCACGGACTTGCGCGACGGGTTCCTCGTCGCTGCGCTCACCCGCGGGCTCGTGGAGACCGAGGCGCGCGCCTGGACCGAAGGCCTGCCCGCTGCGCAATGGCGGGTCGAGCTGCTGCGCGGTGCGCGCTGGCACGCCGCGCGGCACGGGACGGCCGACACGCTCTTCGACCCCGGCGCACGCGAGCTCCGCCCCGCCGAGGACGTCCTTGCCGGGCTCGTCGCGCACGTGAAGGACGCGCTCGTCGACGCCAGGGACCTCGAGGTGGTCCAGGACGGCGTCGCGCGAATCCTTCGCGAGGGGACCGGCGCCGACCGCCAGCGACGAGTCGGGGTCGACGGAGACCTCGCGGCCGTCGTCGCCGACCTCGCCCTGCGGACCGACCCAGACACGTGA
- a CDS encoding Ku protein, which produces MRAMWKGSVSFGLVSIPVKMYGATSTHDISFRQVRSSDGSRVKYKRVAEADGEVVEYSEIAKGYELPDGRMIVLTDEDMEQLPLPTKKTVEVLEFVPLDQVDPILYNKSYYLEPDTNAGLKPYLLLREALESSEMVAVVKVTIGTREQMATIRVRDGVLTMSTLLWADEIRKPEFGFLGEDLELRPQEIKMAQSLVTSMEGDFDPEEYTDEYESALDELVEAKLEGNQVVSPAVGEGADEKDNVVDLMAALQASIDRAKKGEGAGEGADEAGKKPTKKSASKKAAKKAPAKKAAAKKSTAKKSTAKKAAKKAS; this is translated from the coding sequence ATGCGCGCGATGTGGAAGGGCTCTGTCTCGTTCGGCCTGGTCAGCATCCCGGTGAAGATGTACGGCGCGACGTCGACCCACGACATCTCGTTCCGGCAGGTCCGGAGCAGCGACGGGTCGCGGGTGAAGTACAAGCGGGTCGCGGAGGCCGACGGTGAGGTCGTCGAGTACTCCGAGATCGCCAAGGGGTACGAGCTCCCCGACGGCCGCATGATCGTCCTCACCGACGAGGACATGGAGCAGCTGCCGCTGCCGACGAAGAAGACCGTCGAGGTGCTGGAGTTCGTGCCGCTCGACCAGGTCGACCCGATCCTCTACAACAAGAGCTACTACCTCGAGCCGGACACGAACGCCGGCCTCAAGCCGTACCTCCTGCTCCGTGAGGCCCTTGAGTCGTCCGAGATGGTCGCGGTCGTCAAGGTGACGATCGGGACGCGTGAGCAGATGGCGACGATCCGCGTCCGCGACGGCGTGCTCACGATGAGCACGCTGCTGTGGGCCGACGAGATCCGCAAGCCCGAGTTCGGGTTCCTCGGCGAAGACCTGGAGCTGCGCCCGCAGGAGATCAAGATGGCGCAGTCGCTGGTCACGAGCATGGAGGGCGACTTCGACCCCGAGGAGTACACGGACGAGTACGAGTCCGCGCTCGACGAGCTCGTCGAGGCGAAGCTCGAGGGCAACCAGGTGGTGTCGCCGGCCGTCGGTGAGGGTGCTGACGAGAAGGACAACGTCGTCGACCTGATGGCGGCGCTGCAGGCCTCGATCGACCGTGCCAAGAAGGGCGAGGGTGCGGGGGAGGGCGCCGACGAGGCGGGGAAGAAGCCCACCAAGAAGTCCGCCTCCAAAAAGGCCGCGAAGAAGGCGCCCGCGAAGAAGGCCGCCGCAAAGAAGTCGACGGCCAAGAAGAGCACCGCGAAGAAGGCCGCGAAGAAGGCGTCGTAG
- the rpsR gene encoding 30S ribosomal protein S18, with product MAAKPVVRKPKKKSNPLKAAKITYIDYKDTTLLRKFISDRGKIRARRVTGVSVQEQRKIATAIKNAREMALLPYTSTGR from the coding sequence ATGGCTGCCAAGCCCGTTGTTCGTAAGCCAAAGAAGAAGAGCAATCCGCTCAAGGCTGCGAAGATCACCTATATCGACTACAAGGACACCACCCTCCTGCGGAAGTTCATCTCCGATCGCGGCAAGATCCGCGCTCGCCGCGTCACGGGTGTGTCCGTCCAGGAGCAGCGCAAGATCGCGACCGCGATCAAGAACGCTCGCGAGATGGCGCTGCTTCCTTACACCTCGACCGGTCGCTGA
- a CDS encoding TIGR03557 family F420-dependent LLM class oxidoreductase, with protein sequence MATNRLRIGFKLMAEGFPPKEIVEQAVAAEDAGFDFVEVSDHYHPWLYSQQHSGFAFSMLAAIAARTRTIGLATGVTCPIMRYHPAVVAQMAATTGVLSDGRFTLGVGSGERLNEHVTGAGWPSVSVRHEMLTEALEIIRLLFTGGYHSYTGDHFEVDDARVFDLPEIPPRILVAAGGEDAARLAAELGDGLFATEPREELVETYQRAGGAGPRYAEVPLAYSSDPVAAAEAAHRTMRFGLTGWKVQAELPNPINFEAATAHVRLDDMREAFGCGPDVERHAEVASRFLDAGFDHLVLMNAGPPDEMDAFFSHVRTTLRPRLEEIASA encoded by the coding sequence ATGGCGACGAACAGACTGCGGATCGGCTTCAAGCTGATGGCGGAGGGGTTCCCTCCGAAGGAGATCGTCGAGCAGGCGGTGGCCGCAGAGGACGCCGGCTTCGACTTCGTCGAGGTCAGCGACCACTATCACCCGTGGTTGTACTCGCAGCAGCACTCGGGCTTCGCCTTCTCGATGCTCGCCGCGATCGCTGCCCGGACGCGCACGATCGGCCTCGCGACCGGGGTGACCTGCCCGATCATGCGTTACCACCCCGCTGTCGTGGCCCAGATGGCGGCGACTACCGGTGTCCTCAGCGACGGCCGCTTCACGCTGGGCGTCGGTTCCGGTGAGCGCCTCAACGAGCACGTCACCGGTGCCGGCTGGCCATCGGTGTCGGTACGGCACGAGATGCTGACCGAGGCGCTCGAGATCATCCGCCTGCTGTTCACCGGCGGCTACCACTCCTACACCGGCGATCACTTCGAGGTCGACGACGCGAGGGTGTTCGACCTGCCCGAGATCCCGCCGCGCATCCTCGTCGCGGCCGGAGGCGAGGACGCGGCCCGGCTCGCCGCCGAGCTGGGAGACGGTCTGTTCGCGACCGAGCCGCGCGAGGAGCTCGTCGAGACCTACCAACGGGCCGGCGGCGCCGGACCCCGGTACGCCGAGGTCCCGCTCGCGTACTCGTCCGACCCCGTCGCCGCTGCCGAGGCGGCGCACCGGACGATGCGCTTCGGCCTGACCGGGTGGAAGGTCCAGGCAGAGCTGCCGAACCCCATCAACTTCGAGGCGGCGACCGCGCACGTCCGCCTCGACGACATGCGCGAGGCGTTCGGCTGCGGGCCCGACGTGGAGCGGCACGCGGAGGTGGCGAGCCGGTTCCTCGATGCCGGCTTCGACCACCTCGTCCTCATGAACGCCGGCCCGCCGGACGAGATGGACGCGTTCTTCTCCCACGTACGAACGACGCTGCGTCCGCGACTCGAGGAGATCGCCTCCGCATGA
- a CDS encoding universal stress protein: MSTTARAPHPVTVGVDSSRSRTETGVRHGIALARMLDVPLSLVHASALPFEGVAFTPYEVTAAREEATDVLARAATLARYLAPDVPVQVHPVLGSVALALETVSKDSSMVIVVRRDASIADRLLSGSTSSRIATRAACPVMVVPCDTDAPAAGPVVVAIDADSPSHGALTFAFARARHTHADLVVLHATARGGTEQGRRAVGETVAGWREDYPEVEVTTQTVESSASDACASAAQGARLLVLGRHRTTGHRMPWTRSVAKAVLAHTACPVVTVPHDAVDLAYHPRPRAMQAPVGPVY; encoded by the coding sequence ATGAGCACGACCGCACGAGCACCGCACCCCGTCACCGTCGGAGTCGACTCCAGCCGCTCGAGAACAGAGACGGGCGTACGCCACGGCATCGCCTTGGCGCGGATGCTCGACGTCCCGCTGTCGCTGGTCCACGCGTCCGCCCTGCCGTTCGAGGGCGTCGCCTTCACCCCGTACGAGGTGACCGCGGCACGCGAGGAGGCGACCGACGTCCTCGCACGTGCGGCCACGCTGGCGCGCTACCTCGCCCCCGACGTCCCGGTGCAGGTCCACCCCGTGCTCGGGTCGGTCGCGCTGGCCCTGGAGACGGTCTCGAAGGACTCATCCATGGTGATCGTCGTCCGCCGCGATGCGAGCATCGCCGACAGGTTGCTCAGCGGGAGCACCAGCTCGCGGATCGCCACCCGGGCAGCCTGCCCGGTCATGGTCGTCCCGTGCGACACCGACGCGCCGGCCGCCGGCCCCGTGGTCGTGGCGATCGACGCGGACTCGCCGTCGCACGGCGCGCTGACCTTCGCCTTCGCGAGGGCGCGCCACACCCACGCCGACCTCGTGGTCCTCCACGCCACCGCGCGAGGAGGGACCGAGCAGGGTCGACGCGCGGTGGGCGAGACGGTCGCCGGGTGGCGTGAGGACTACCCGGAGGTGGAGGTGACGACGCAGACGGTCGAGAGCTCGGCGTCGGACGCCTGCGCATCCGCGGCCCAAGGCGCACGCCTCCTCGTCCTCGGGCGCCACCGGACCACGGGGCACCGCATGCCATGGACCCGCTCGGTGGCCAAGGCGGTGCTCGCGCACACGGCCTGCCCCGTCGTCACAGTGCCGCACGACGCCGTCGACCTGGCCTACCACCCGCGCCCTCGCGCGATGCAGGCACCGGTCGGCCCCGTCTACTGA